The segment ACCCGCTTGCCATCTTCGCTGTTTCTGATCAGGTAACTGTCAGAAGGGTGCACTGTAAGTAGATTTATTTTTTCAGCATCAATGGGGAAAACTGTATTTTCACGAATATCAATCATTGTAAACTGAGATGGATCAAGATTATCGGCAAGTTTGTCAACTTTGCCGAGTCCTAAAAAGCCGCCGCTGCGGATTAAAATTCCCTGTTCACGCATTTCTTTCCGTAGACCAATAAGATAATAACCGCGATGCAACGCTTTGTCCTGCTGGTCAATGGTAATTTCCTTTTCGGCCTGATCAACTTTTAAATCGGTCACTGTACTATACAAATCGTTGATCTGCAGGTTCATGTCTTCCATGTCGGCAAGCAGAGTCTGAATTTCAAGGTCTTTGCTTTCAACCACTGAATTTAGGTTGGCAATCATCTTTTCGAGTTGTTGATTTTCGCCGGTTGTTGTTTTTAACCTTTGACTGAGAAGCTCAAGATTCTCGCGGTTTTTCCGCATGAGTTCATCAATAGCCATGATTTCCTGTTTAATATCATCCACCTTATTTGTTTTGTTTTCGGTGGTTGAAGAAATTTTCAGAAGTCTTTCCTCACGGGCTCTGACATTGGTAAGATTTTCTTCAATTTCGTTGAGGATTGAGATCATGCTGTTGATGTCATCTTCGCGTTGTTGCACGGTAAGCTGCAATTTTTCATTTTCTTGCTTGAGCCTGTCAACTTCCTTGCGCTGGCAGGATGAAACCACGAAGGTCATTAATAATAAAGCGACTGCAATTTTTTTCATCATTTTAATTTGTTTTAAATATTTGAACAGTCATAACGTTTAAAAAGCTCAAATCGTAGGAAGAAGTGTATTTATTTTCAACATGCGTTGAGTAATGAAATTGGAGAAGTGTTGATCATCAAAAGGTTGATGTGTTATTCTGTCATTTTATTCAATTTCTTTATTTTATTTCTATTTTTGCCGCGATTAAAGAGAAGACGTTAAAACCAATTTATTTTTATGAAAGCTTATGTTTTCCCCGGTCAGGGGGCACAGTTTGTCGGGATGGGAAAGGATTTATACGAGAAGTTCCCGGCCGCGAAGGAACTCTTTGAAAAAGCCAACAAAATTCTCGGTTTCAGGATAACAGATATCATGTTTGATGGAACAGATGACGATTTGAAAGAGACCAAAGTTACTCAACCTGCAATTTTTTTACACTCAGTTATTTTGGCCAGGATGCTGAAGGACAGCTTTAAACCTGATATGGTTGCAGGACACTCGTTGGGTGAGTTTTCGGCGCTGGTTTCCAATAAATCGCTTTCGTTTGAGGATGGTCTTAAGCTGGTCAGTAAAAGGGCTCAGGCCATGCAAAAAGCCTGCGAAGCTGAGCCTTCAACCATGGCTGCCATTCTTGGTCTTGATGATGCTGTTGTTGAAAAGGTTTTAAAAGACATCAACGAAATTGTTGTTCCTGCCAACTATAATAGCCCCGGGCAATTGGTTATTTCAGGTTCGGTAAAAGGTATCGAGATAGCTTGTGCAAAACTTACTGACGCAGGCGCCAAACGTGCTTTGCAATTAAAAGTAGGGGGAGCATTTCATTCGCCATTGATGGAACCTGCCAGGCTTGAGCTGTCCAAAGCTATTGAAACTACTAAGTTTGTCAAGGGAATTTGCCCTATTTATCAAAACGTAACAGCTCAACCGGTGACAGATCCGGAAATTATCAAATCGAACCTTATCGCTCAGCTTACCGCACCGGTTCGCTGGACACAAATCATGAAGAACATGCTTGCTGATGGGGTAAAACAAGTAGTTGAGGTTGGGCCGGGAACTGTTCTTCAGGGCCTGTTTAAGAAAGTTGATCGTAACCTGGATGCCACAAGTGCTGTGATTGAGGAGTAGTAAATGAATTATTTCTTTTTGTTCAATATTGCCTGATAAAGAAATTTGAAAAAACAGGTAACTGTTAAGTTAAGGTCAGCTTGTGCCCAATTCCACTTTCATTTTTTTGTTTTGATTGAATTTGACAATTGGTCGTAAAGAAACCCTCGAAATATTTGAATCTGAACAGAACATCCTATTCCGGAAACATTCCTTAAAT is part of the Bacteroidales bacterium genome and harbors:
- the fabD gene encoding ACP S-malonyltransferase, which codes for MKAYVFPGQGAQFVGMGKDLYEKFPAAKELFEKANKILGFRITDIMFDGTDDDLKETKVTQPAIFLHSVILARMLKDSFKPDMVAGHSLGEFSALVSNKSLSFEDGLKLVSKRAQAMQKACEAEPSTMAAILGLDDAVVEKVLKDINEIVVPANYNSPGQLVISGSVKGIEIACAKLTDAGAKRALQLKVGGAFHSPLMEPARLELSKAIETTKFVKGICPIYQNVTAQPVTDPEIIKSNLIAQLTAPVRWTQIMKNMLADGVKQVVEVGPGTVLQGLFKKVDRNLDATSAVIEE